One Primulina huaijiensis isolate GDHJ02 chromosome 8, ASM1229523v2, whole genome shotgun sequence genomic region harbors:
- the LOC140983107 gene encoding transcription factor bHLH93-like, with the protein MEYYSSETCFMEELLLVKEMEYEDFSYLDNNIISSSSSNAHCSLEDYSNFPIDIQTFNFPVSQDSPNTNILNTNLYYDFQEALGYSINNYADEDYQSSVVVPMTGAPCKDEPVPEMPIFNVGFCPENESKNKMKKLNAGQPSKNLMAERRRRKRLNDRLSMLRSVVPKISKMDRTSILGDTIDYMKELLERINKLREEMDDGGSKQLGLMTIFNDGKPNNETFARNSPKMEVERKNGETRIKICCGMKPGLLLSTVNTVEELGLEIEQCVISCFSDFTMQASCSQELKERDAEDIKQALFRKAAASTFLYN; encoded by the exons ATGGAGTATTACAGTAGTGAAACATGTTTCATGGAAGAGCTCTTGCTTGTTAAAGAAATGGAATATGAAGATTTCAGTTATCTTGACAACAACAttatctcttcttcttcttcaaatgCCCATTGCAGCCTTGAAGATTACTCCAATTTCCCCATTGACATCCAAACCTTCAACTTCCCAGTATCCCAAGATTCACCCAACACAAATATTCTCAACACCAACTTGTACTACGATTTTCAAGAAGCTCTAGGCTACTCCATTAATAATTATGCTGATGAAGATTATCAATCGTCCGTGGTGGTTCCGATGACCGGGGCTCCATGTAAAGATGAGCCCGTTCCCGAGATGCCCATTTTTAACGTTGGATTTTGCCCCGAGAATgaaagcaaaaacaaaatgaagaaGTTGAATGCAGGGCAGCCTTCCAAGAATCTTATGGCGGAGAGACGGCGGAGGAAGAGGTTAAATGACCGGCTTTCCATGCTCCGATCGGTTGTTCCCAAGATTAGCAAG ATGGACAGAACGTCTATACTCGGAGATACCATAGATTACATGAAGGAGCTTTTAGAGAGGATAAACAAATTGCGGGAAGAAATGGATGATGGGGGTTCAAAGCAATTGGGTCTGATGACAATCTTCAACGATGGCAAGCCTAACAACGAAACGTTTGCAAGAAATTCACCCAAG ATGGAAGTGGAAAGGAAAAATGGGGAGACGAGAATAAAGATTTGCTGCGGAATGAAGCCTGGGTTACTGTTATCGACCGTGAATACAGTGGAGGAATTAGGGCTGGAGATTGAACAATGCGTCATCAGCTGCTTCAGTGACTTCACAATGCAAGCTTCTTGCTCACAG GAATTGAAGGAGAGGGATGCGGAAGACATCAAGCAAGCGCTGTTTAGAAAAGCAGCAGCCTCTACTTTTTTATACAACTAG
- the LOC140983065 gene encoding probable beta-1,4-xylosyltransferase IRX9H, protein MASIRRTLSPYGDRSYQNGSNNPFSIQSSSQKLLSNTRTTLSPLHGFLSGVFLQKHNYKKSNHFSLRKWLYRCVLFFLLGFILGMAPFNSDFNELKQQGLSNSDFSFEMKPQVVNAEKNEGDIGVVDGRKENHMVLDAVELGVVERSGQDVTDRTLGYFVPQKQLIVVTPTYNRALQAYFLNRLGQVLRLVRQPVLWIVVEMNAASMETADILRNMGIMYRHLVCTQNSTDTKDRGVHQRNTALEHIERHRLDGIVYFADDDNIYSLDLFESIREISRFGVWPVGMLAQSKNKAILEGPVCNGSQVIGWHTNEKSKRLRRFHVDMSGFAFNSTILWDPKRWQRATSDPIRQLDTVKEGFQETTFIEQIVEDESHMEGIPPGCYMIMNWHLHLEARELIYPKGWMLQKNLDVVFPPKE, encoded by the exons ATGGCGTCGATTCGTAGAACTCTGTCCCCGTACGGCGACCGATCGTATCAGAACGGATCGAACAACCCCTTTTCAATACAATCTTCATCGCAGAAGCTGCTCTCCAATACCAGGACGACCTTGTCTCCACTCCACGGATTTCTATCCGGAGTTTTCCTCCAAAAGCACAACTACAAAAAAAGTAATCACTTTTCTTTGCGAAAATGGCTTTACCGGTGCGTATTGTTCTTTCTCCTAGGGTTTATACTCGGTATGGCGCCATTTAATAGCGATTTTAATGAATTAAAGCAACAGGGTTTGAGTAATAGTGATTTCTCCTTCGAAATGAAGCCGCAAGTTGTGAATGCCGAGAAAAACGAGGGAGATATTGGCGTTGTTGATGGACGGAAGGAAAATCATATGGTGCTGGATGCTGTTGAATTAGGTGTTGTTGAGAGGAGTGGCCAAGATGTTACTGATAGGACATTAGGCTATTTTGTGCCGCAAAAACAATTGATTGTGGTCACTCCAACCTATAATAGGGCTTTGCAGGCCTACTTTTTGAATAGGTTAGGACAGGTTTTGAGGCTGGTGAGACAACCGGTGCTGTGGATTGTGGTGGAGATGAATGCTGCATCAATGGAGACTGCAGATATTTTGAGAAATATGGGAATCATGTACAGACATTTGGTGTGTACACAAAATTCTACTGATACGAAGGACAGGGGAGTGCACCAGCGGAATACTGCACTCGAGCATATAGAGAGGCACAGGCTAGATGGAATTGTGTATTTTGCAGATGATGATAACATTTACTCACTCGATTTATTTGAGAGCATCAGGGAAATCAG TCGTTTTGGCGTTTGGCCTGTTGGCATGTTGGCTCAAAGCAAAAATAAAGCAATTCTAGAAGGTCCTGTATGTAATGGAAGCCAAGTGATTGGATGGCATACGAATGAGAAGAGTAAAAGACTCCGTAGATTCCATGTTGATATGTCAGGCTTTGCGTTCAATAGCACAATACTCTGGGATCCCAAGAGATGGCAACGAGCAACTTCAGATCCAATCCGGCAGTTAGATACAGTGAAGGAGGGGTTCCAA GAGACAACTTTCATTGAACAGATTGTGGAGGACGAGAGTCATATGGAAGGAATTCCTCCTGGTTGTTACATGATAATGAACTGGCACCTCCATCTAGAAGCTCGTGAACTTATATATCCCAAAGGCTGGATGCTTCAGAAAAACCTTGATGTAGTTTTCCCCCCCAAGGAATAG
- the LOC140983056 gene encoding protein DETOXIFICATION 48 has protein sequence MCNSKPSSPFSTSTTNVTHFLNPNKEMDLPTDDRQQLQRWPTSSEALEEMKAIGKISAPTAITGLILYSRAMISMLFLGYIGELELAGGSLSIGVANISGYSVISGLAMGMEPICGQAYGAKRMKLLGLTMQRTILLLLSTCIPISFMWLNMKNILLWCNQDEEVSSVAQTFIIFAIPDLFFLSFLHPLRIYLRTQSITLPLTYCSSLSVLLHVPLNFLLVKYFNMGVSGVALAMSLTNLNLVIMLCLFIYFSGVYKDTWVAPSMDCLRGWSKLLALAVPTCVSICLEWWWYEIMIMLCGLLQNPKVTIASMGILIQTTSLVYVFPSALSLGVSTRVGNELGARRPAKARISMIVSLFIAVVLGIGAMVFTTMIRHRWGKLFTRDTEILELTAMALPLAGLCEVGNCPQTTGCGVLRGSARPSIGANINLGSFYMIGMPVAFLMGFVMKLGFPGLWIGLLAAQASCAVLMMLVLCRTDWILQVERAKELTEIHQSSSSSSSSNHSLLPVSADSVNTNKKSANEELLKSVSVETDPLLAVALG, from the exons ATGTGCAACTCAAAGCCATCTTCCCCTTTCTCCACATCCACTACAAATGTAACCCATTTCTTAAACCCTAACAAAGAAATGGATCTTCCCACAGATGATCGACAACAACTTCAAAGATGGCCAACATCTTCTGAG GCCCTTGAAGAAATGAAAGCAATAGGAAAAATATCAGCGCCAACAGCTATCACAGGACTGATATTATATTCAAGAGCCATGATTTCAATGCTTTTTCTTGGATATATAGGGGAGCTAGAACTTGCAGGGGGATCTCTTTCCATTGGTGTTGCAAATATAAGTGGTTACTCTGTTATTTCTGGATTGGCGATGGGGATGGAGCCCATCTGTGGCCAAGCCTATGGAGCCAAACGAATGAAACTTCTTGGCTTGACTATGCAAAGGACTATCTTGCTTCTACTCTCCACTTGCATTCCCATCTCCTTCATGTGGTTGAACATGAAAAATATCCTCCTATGGTGTAATCAAGATGAAGAAGTTTCATCTGTGGCTCAAACTTTTATCATTTTCGCGATACCTGATCTCTTCTTCCTCTCATTTCTTCATCCTTTGAGAATCTATTTAAGGACTCAAAGCATCACATTGCCATTAACTTACTGCTCATCTCTATCGGTGTTGCTACATGTGCCGTTGAATTTTCTGCTGGTGAAGTATTTCAATATGGGTGTTTCAGGAGTTGCCTTAGCCATGTCTTTGACAAATCTTAATCTTGTTATAATGCTCtgcttgtttatatatttttctggCGTGTACAAAGACACGTGGGTGGCGCCAAGCATGGATTGCCTCCGGGGCTGGTCGAAATTGCTGGCTCTAGCGGTGCCAACTTGCGTCTCCATTTGCCTAGAATGGTGGTGGTATGAGATAATGATAATGCTTTGTGGGCTGCTACAGAACCCCAAAGTCACAATTGCTTCGATGGGAATTCTCATCCAAACAACCTCGTTGGTCTATGTGTTCCCCTCAGCACTAAGCCTCGGTGTCTCTACTCGAGTAGGCAATGAACTGGGAGCAAGACGGCCCGCGAAGGCTAGAATATCAATGATCGTTTCTCTGTTTATCGCCGTGGTGTTAGGCATAGGAGCCATGGTTTTCACCACAATGATTAGGCACAGGTGGGGTAAACTTTTCACAAGGGATACAGAAATCTTGGAGCTGACAGCCATGGCATTGCCGCTGGCGGGGTTGTGCGAGGTTGGGAATTGCCCACAAACCACCGGCTGTGGTGTGTTGCGAGGAAGTGCGAGACCTAGTATCGGGGCAAATATAAATTTAGGGTCATTTTACATGATAGGAATGCCGGTGGCTTTCTTGATGGGATTTGTGATGAAACTGGGGTTTCCAGGGTTATGGATTGGACTTCTTGCGGCACAGGCATCTTGCGCGGTGTTGATGATGTTAGTTTTGTGTAGAACAGATTGGATTCTTCAAGTTGAAAGAGCTAAAGAACTCACAGAGATTCATcagtcttcttcttcttcttcttcatcgaATCATTCTTTATTACCTGTTTCTGCAGACTCCGTCAACACTAACAAGAAAAGTGCTAATGAAGAGTTGTTGAAGTCAGTCTCAGTCGAAACAGATCCTTTGCTAGCAGTAGCACTAGGGTAA
- the LOC140982710 gene encoding receptor-like protein kinase 7, which translates to MTTLQMIFEQLLPISKRNTSSDFNQVQTASFPQCCMAAATVFVYFHFLCLLSSVLSDELQNLLSIKSAFHDSPTKIFDSWNLHTPVCNFSRITCDSHGFVKEIDLSNQNLIGSIPLNPICSLTSLEKLSLGFNSIYGPVTQDLSNCSSLKYLDLGNNFFSGSFPDISSLTGMVYFYANNSGFSGIFPWNSLQNMSNLVALSLGDNPFDLHPFPRVILNRTKLNWLYLSNCSLEGQIPEDIGNLVQLINLELAQNSISGKIPDGITKLNKLWQLELYLNEMTGEFPTGMVNLTNLENFDASANNLSGNLSEIKFMHKLRSLHLYRNQLSGEIPAEIGDFKNLVNLSLYRNNLSGEIPQNLGSSAEIFFIDVSENFFSGSIPPNMCKMGTTKKLLLLQNNLTGQIPGTYVNCTTLIRFRVSNNQLSGHVPAGIWGLPKAEIIDLAENKLEGPITSDIGKARTLAQLFLANNRLSGELPSEISFASSLVSIDLSCNQFSGEIPVSLGELKQLTTIQFQENKFSGSVPDSLYNSLSINDINMAFNSLSGQIPASLGNLSTLNFLNLSRNQLSGPIPGTLSSLMLNLLDLSYNRLTGPIPESLLIEANNGSFSGNGGLCTEKIRGFRRCSPESSTSRYLGTVLLCLLIVSIAWLVSMVAFCLLKRNSGHEGGRSLKDDSWDLQSFHMLTFTEDDILDSIKPENLIGRGGSGNVYKVLVGDEKEFAVKHILHSDLPHNALKKIGNSTPMLERRGTRSREFESEVETLSSVRHINVVKLYCSITSEDSSLLVYEYMPNGSLWDRMHTTKKLSLDWDTRFEIALGAAKGLEYLHHGCDRPIIHRDVKSSNILLDELLKPRIADFGLAKIVLASSTHESTQTFAGTHGYIAPEYGYTNKVNEKSDLYSFGVVLMELVTGKKPIEPEFGKAKDIVEWVSSKLKTNESVLSIVDSTIPENYKEEALKVLKVAILCTARVPGMRPTMRSVVQMLEDTRAGELVGSTVKKEGKRKG; encoded by the exons ATGACAACATTACAAATGATATTTGAACAGTTGCTTCCTATTTCGAAAAGAAATACAAGTAGCGATTTCAATCAGGTTCAAACTGCATCCTTCCCACAGTGCTGCATGGCGGCCGCTACCGTGTTCGTCTATTTTCACTTCCTCTGCCTCCTATCATCGGTCCTCTCGGATGAACTGCAAAACCTTTTATCTATTAAATCTGCTTTCCATGATTCCCCCACCAAAATATTCGATTCCTGGAATCTCCATACCCCAGTTTGCAACTTTTCAAGAATCACTTGTGACTCCCATGGTTTTGTCAAAGAAATTGATCTTTCGAACCAGAATCTAATTGGGTCGATCCCTTTGAATCCCATCTGCAGTTTGACGTCGCTGGAGAAACTTTCCCTCGGATTCAACAGTATCTACGGCCCCGTGACCCAGGATTTGAGTAACTGCTCTTCTCTCAAGTACTTGGACTTGGGAAACAACTTCTTCTCTGGATCATTTCCAGATATCTCATCCCTCACTGGGATggtatatttttatgctaacaACAGTGGGTTTTCAGGAATCTTCCCGTGGAATTCTcttcaaaacatgtcaaatCTTGTTGCGTTGAGTCTTGGCGACAATCCCTTTGATCTACATCCATTCCCTCGAGTGATTCTGAATCGCACGAAGCTCAATTGGCTTTACTTGTCAAACTGCAGCCTTGAAGGCCAAATCCCAGAAGACATTGGGAATCTTGTTCAGCTTATTAATCTGGAATTAGCACAGAATAGCATATCTGGAAAGATCCCCGACGGGATCACCAAACTTAATAAACTGTGGCAGCTTGAGCTTTATCTGAACGAAATGACCGGGGAATTTCCTACAGGAATGGTTAATCTCACGAATCTTGAGAATTTTGATGCTTCTGCCAATAATCTCTCCGGAAATCTTTCCGAAATCAAATTCATGCATAAGCTGAGAAGCCTACACCTCTACCGAAATCAGTTATCCGGTGAAATTCCTGCTGAAATCGGGGATTTCAAGAATCTTGTGAACTTGTCACTTTACAGGAACAACCTTTCGGGGGAAATTCCTCAAAACCTGGGCTCGTCGGCCGAAATATTCTTCATCGATGTGTCTGAGAATTTTTTCTCGGGCTCGATCCCACCGAACATGTGCAAAATGGGCACGACGAAGAAACTTTTGCTGCTGCAGAACAACTTAACGGGGCAAATCCCCGGAACGTATGTGAATTGCACGACGCTGATTCGTTTTCGTGTCAGCAATAATCAGCTATCGGGCCATGTCCCTGCTGGGATATGGGGGCTGCCTAAGGCAGAAATTATTGATTTAGCGGAAAACAAACTTGAAGGGCCTATTACTTCTGATATAGGAAAAGCCAGAACCTTGGCGCAACTTTTTCTTGCCAACAATAGGCTTTCTGGCGAACTGCCTTCTGAGATCTCATTTGCTTCATCTTTGGTATCTATCGACTTGAGTTGCAATCAGTTTTCAGGCGAAATACCAGTCTCCCTGGGAGAGTTGAAGCAGCTCACCACCATTCAGTTTCAGGAAAACAAGTTTTCTGGTTCAGTACCAGATTCATTATACAACTCTCTTTCAATCAATGACATTAACATGGCTTTTAATTCACTAAGTGGCCAAATTCCAGCCTCTCTTGGCAACTTGTCCACTCTTAATTTCTTGAACTTGTCAAGAAATCAACTCTCCGGTCCAATCCCAGGGACACTATCTTCTCTGATGCTAAATCTTCTGGATCTTTCCTATAACCGGTTAACGGGTCCTATACCCGAATCCCTTTTGATTGAAGCCAATAATGGCAGCTTTTCAGGCAATGGTGGTCTCTGCACTGAGAAAATCAGGGGATTCCGGAGATGTTCTCCGGAATCCAGCACGTCCAGGTACCTTGGAACAGTCTTGCTATGCCTCCTGATTGTTTCCATTGCCTGGCTTGTTTCGATGGTAGCATTCTGTTTATTAAAAAGGAATAGTGGACATGAAGGGGGACGATCTTTGAAGGATGACTCGTGGGACCTACAGTCTTTCCATATGTTAACATTCACAGAGGATGATATTCTTGATTCTATCAAGCCCGAAAATTTAATAGGCCGAGGTGGTTCAGGCAACGTGTATAAAGTTCTTGTTGGAGATGAAAAAGAATTTGCAGTGAAACACATTTTACACTCCGATCTTCCTCACAATGCCCTGAAAAAGATCGGTAATTCGACGCCGATGTTAGAAAGGCGAGGCACCAGGTCTCGGGAATTTGAATCCGAGGTTGAAACATTAAGTTCTGTTAGGCACATTAATGTTGTGAAGTTGTATTGCAGCATAACTAGTGAGGACTCGAGCTTGTTGGTCTACGAGTATATGCCTAATGGAAGTCTTTGGGATAGAATGCATACTACTAAAAAGTTATCCCTTGATTGGGACACAAGGTTCGAAATTGCACTTGGTGCTGCAAAAGGGTTAGAGTATTTGCATCACGGTTGTGACAGGCCGATAATCCATCGTGATGTCAAGTCGAGCAACATCCTTTTGGATGAATTATTGAAGCCCCGGATTGCTGATTTTGGACTCGCAAAGATTGTTCTGGCAAGTTCAACTCACGAATCTACTCAAACCTTTGCGGGGACGCATGGTTATATAGCTCCAG AATATGGATATACAAACAAAGTTAACGAGAAGAGTGATCTGTATAGCTTCGGAGTAGTACTAATGGAGCTTGTAACGGGTAAGAAGCCAATCGAGCCGGAGTTTGGGAAGGCCAAGGACATAGTTGAGTGGGTGTCAAGCAAATTGAAGACTAATGAGAGTGTTTTAAGTATTGTGGATTCAACAATTCCAGAAAATTATAAAGAAGAagctttaaaagttttaaaagttGCTATTCTCTGCACAGCAAGGGTTCCAGGAATGAGGCCTACAATGAGAAGCGTGGTTCAAATGCTAGAAGATACTCGGGCTGGTGAATTGGTTGGATCTACGGTCAAGAAAGAGGGTAAAAGAAAAGGTTGA
- the LOC140983501 gene encoding probable choline kinase 3 codes for MAVKTNEFMEGILPKELMNLLLCLASNWGDAIDKSSLKINHLSGAMTNEVYTISWATEVGNSSRTVLVRIYGEGVYLFFDREDEIQTFKCLSMLGYGPKLLGQFLQGRVEEFIHARTLSAVDLRDPIISALIVAKLREFHNLDMPGSKKVILWDRMRKWLQEAKNLCSAEHAREFHLDNLYKEIDFLENSISEGNTRKIGFCHNDLQYGNIMIDDETLSITIIDYEYASYNPVAYDIANHFCEMAANYHTDTPHVLNYSKYPGSEERQRFIRQYLSDADHEASNTEIEHLLDDVEKYTLANHIFWGLWGIISGYVNHIEFDYMEYARQRFEQYWSRKHGIFNEKQTSGA; via the exons ATGGCGGTGAAGACTAATGAATTTATGGAAGGTATTTTGCCTAAAGAATTGATGAATCTCCTATTATGTCTTGCTTCAAACTGGGGAGATGCGATAGATAAAAGTAGCTTGAAGATAAATCACCTTAGTGGTGCCATGACTAATGAGGTTTACACGATTAGTTGGGCAACTGAGGTGGGAAATTCCTCAAGAACAGTTTTAGTTCGGATTTATGGCGAAGGGGTCTATCTTTTCTTTGATCGGGAGGATGAGATTCAGACTTTCAAATGTTTATCTATGCTTGGTTACGGCCCCAAGCTTCTTGGTCAGTTCTTGCAAGGTAGAGTTGAGGAATTCATCCATGCCAGG ACTCTATCGGCTGTGGATCTTCGCGATCCTATCATTTCTGCCCTAATAGTAGCGAAACTAAGAGAATTTCACAATCTCGATATGCCTGGTTCTAAGAAAGTTATCCTGTGGGATAGAATGAG AAAATGGCTTCAAGAGGCCAAGAATTTGTGCTCTGCCGAACATGCGAGGGAATTCCACTTGGATAACTTATACAAAGAAATTGACTTTTTGGAAAATTCAATATCCGAAGGAAACACCCGAAAGATTGGTTTTTGCCACAACGATCTGCAGTACGGTAACATAATGATCGATGACGAGACACTATCCATCACTATTATT GATTATGAATATGCGAGTTATAACCCCGTGGCCTATGATATTGCAAATCACTTCTGTGAAATGGCAGCAAATTATCATACCGATACACCTCATGTCTTGAATTATAGCAAATATCCTG GTTCAGAAGAGCGCCAAAGATTTATACGTCAATACCTCAGTGATGCAG ACCATGAGGCCAGCAACACTGAAATAGAGCATCTTCTTGATGATGTGGAGAAATACACTCTTGCAAACCACATTTTCTGGGGACTGTGGGGGATTATCTCA GGATATGTGAATCACATCGAGTTTGATTACATGGAGTATGCCAGGCAACGGTTTGAGCAGTATTGGTCAAGAAAGCATGGAATCTTCAATGAAAAACAGACTAGTGGAGCTTag